The following is a genomic window from Lysinibacillus sp. G4S2.
AATTTTTCACCGATGCCCAGCAGCGCAGACGACGCTACTTAGGTGAAGCAAAAAAACAGCACAAATCCCGATTTATCGACCGCTGTTTACCGCGAAAGCCGGACGAGTTAACAGAGGAAGAACGTGGTTTTGTGCGTGAATGGCTACGGGAAGATTTTCATACAAAGCATATCTATCAAGCATTGAATCACATGCGTTATGTGTTAAAAGCTACAACGGATACACAAGCAACAAAGCGCTTAAAAGACTGGCTCAAACTCACACAAGTGCTGTAGTTTCAAAGATAGCTAAAACCGTGATTGTTCGTGAGAAAGCCATGATAGATACCATAAACTCACCTTTCTCAAACGGCATTATGGAAGGCACAAATAATAAAATTAAGCTCATCAAAAGACGTGGTTTTGGCTACCGAAATGATGCCCATCTTTTCCTCCGTTTACGTTTGGAAAACAGGTCATTGATTTTGTCATCCCCGGATTTTGGTGATGAGCCATTTACTTGTGAAATAAAGAAATCCCTTAGTTTTTTAATTGAGGGGAGTTCTTCATTAGTACAAAAATTCTCAAGTACATTAAAATTCCATAAAGATCAAGTTTTTGTTTAGGTTTTCCTTTAAATTGTCTTTAAATTTAATAATTCTAAACCATTTCTGAAATCCCTGCCTTAATAATAATTATATTTTTTGGCTTTAAGTCTTCTATATCTTCTATTTGCTCCTCCGAAAAAATCAGGTAACTAACAATGTAAAGCAGCAAAGAGTTTTTCTAGTCATTAACACAATCAGGAAAACTTAGTAAAATATGTTTACAAACAACTTAAAGATAGATATACTTACAAAGTAAACAAAAAATTCTTAAGGAGGTCGAATGAAATGATCGTTATCGTTAAATTGATGTCATTGGTAGTTACAACTTCAGTAAAAATGAAAATCACACATTCGACCAGATCGGAATGGATCGCTTAAGTTTTTTTGTAATTAAGCATACCCATACCGCAGGGAGAAGTGTGCCCCTGCGGTATTTTTTGTGCCTTTTTTCACCGTAGGGGAGTCTCTCTACGGTTTTTTTCATTTTTCATGGTAATTTAAGGAGGTGATAATAAATGATAGTAAACATTTTTGCTCTCACGATAACTATTACAAAACGTGAGATCTCTCTTGAGAAAGCACTTCATAATGAAAATGTAAAAAAAATCTTTGAAGAGAACCGAAGAAAAGTAGAAAGTTATATTCGTATTCGTCCATATTAATTTTGTTAATTAAAAAACATGAAAGGTGGGAATTGAAATGATTTATATGATCAAAAGACGTCATGCAGTTTTATGGGTGGAGAAAGACACAACCACCAGATGAAGTAATATAAAGTGACAATATAGCTATTTAATTTTATAATCTCAGTAAAGCTAACCCGTTCTAACCTAGGACGGGTTGCTTCAGGAGGTATTTT
Proteins encoded in this region:
- a CDS encoding YrzI family small protein, which translates into the protein MIVNIFALTITITKREISLEKALHNENVKKIFEENRRKVESYIRIRPY